The genomic segment TATGAAACAGTAAAAGAGATTGATATAACAATATATTTTGAGATGTTAAAAAATGAGGAATGGGAAATTGAAACTGTAAGCCCAGAAGACTATGTTGATGTTGATTTTGAACCAAATGAAGATAGAGGAGATTATTGATCTTCTATATAACAATCAAATGCAACAGTCAACTTTTTTGTCACGGTTTTTGGAACTCAAAAACTCGCACCAACCCTTCGGGACAAAGTTGCAGTTGATTTTGGCGCTAAATCGAGAAAAGGAAAATACATGGAAGAAATTACAACAAAAGAAGCTGGGAACTCATTGGAATCTGCCATTGAATATATACTAAATATCGCCAACATTAAAACAGAAAATAACTCAATAATTAGCGGCTATGAAATAGATATTAAAGCTGAAATTGGTGATAGATTAGTAATAATAGAATGCAAAAATTATCAGAATAGTACAATGATAATAAGAAATTTAATACACCAATGGAATAGTAAAAATAATTTGATTGGAGCCAATAAAATCATTTTAGCAATTGCAGGATTGGTCATAAAACAGACAGATAGAGATCTTGCATCTGAATTTGATATGGAAATCTGGAGTCAAGAAGAAATTACCGAATTATTTAACCTATCATTGGAGCCCAATAAATTAAAAGAAAAATTATTAAATCTTATATCATTAAAGCCAATTTCAATTGCAGAAGGATATAGACCAAACTTAATAGGAATAGTTATTAAAAATATATTAACTGGGAATACAATTAATGATGAAATTTTATATAGACAATTAAATAAATGGTTAAGAGCATATATTATTACCGAGCTGTATATTTCAGATACAAATAAAAGAATTCGAGAAGATCATATTGCATTATTTGAAGGAAGTAAAACTAAGACAACATTTTTTTCTTTGATAAAGAAAAAGAGAGATGAAATTGATTACTGGAATACAGTTTATAAAAGATTAGACAATGAAGAGATTCTTGATAACGAATTACAGCAAAAATATAGATCATATATGGATCAATTGAAAACTGAGTATGATACATTAAAATTACATTTTGAAAACATATATAATAATAAAAATATTTTACCAATTATTCATGAAAGATTAAAAATTGCACAAAAGCAGAATGATTTCCCTTGTGAATTTACATATGATGAATTGAAAAGTAGTGTTGATGTAAATTATGATCATAATAGTTATATTATTTCCATAAAAAATGTAAATTCTATCCAAGGAAATATAATCAATTGGATTTTGACCTCTGAGTATAATATTTACAAAATAGATGATAAAAATATGCTTTACTATTGGATATTTTCAAATCTTAATGAGGCTTCAGAAATGGTAACTAGATTATTTACAGAGTTTTTTGAAATAAGTGAAAAAAATCATCTTCGTGATAAGTCTATGTTTTAACTAAAAAAATAAAGTAGTATTACCAGCTTTCATGAATCCTGATTTTCTACTTTACTGTCCTAATTTATATTAGTTTTCGGTATTCTATTTAATTTGGTATTAAGTAAGTTATTAAGGAGAAAATATGAAATTTACAGAAATAGTGGATAATTTTCCAACACAACAAGATAAAAAAAGAATAGCTAGTCCTTATGTAATTGATTACCGAAATTTGAATGATGATCAGCTCTCTGGAGCCATTATTAAAACAGCACCCCAATATTATAATGAAGAAAATGTAAGAAAAACATTAACAGACTTAATCTTTCACCCAGATAGAAATATACGGATATTGCATCAAATAATACTAAAAACAATTTTGTTAAATAAAGATGATTTTATGCTCCCTCAACAAGAGACTGATCAAGCAGTTATTGACTATGAGCAAGAAATTGTTAAGTTGTCAAATGAGGAGATTGAATATAAAAGTAAAGAAAAGAATAATAATATTGATTTATTCAAGTTTATTCTAGAAGCGGCCTGGGAAAGAAATGATGATATCTCACCCGATGAAAAAAATCTAATAGAAAAGCTAAAAAATAAGTTGAACATTACTGAAAAAGAATATCAGATTCTTGAGGCACAGCTTGCTTATTTCCCAAAGAAAAAGAATGAAATTCATTTGAGAGATGAAATAAAGAAATGTAGACAAGAATTACAATCTGAAGGGTTATTATTAAGTTTTAGATCTAATGATAAAATTGATTATGATGTTATACCTGAGGAAATTGGCAAAACACTTAGAGTTATATGGGGAATAGAAATTAAGTATCATGGCTATTTTGAATTAGTCCAATATAAATCTATTAGAAACAAAAATTTCTATCATAAAACAATTGAACAAGCAGGTGTATATCTTGATAAATATGCAAATATGGAAGACCTCCAGGAAACTATTGTAAATCATATACGGCCATCTATTCTTCTGGGTGGGTATAGTCCAAGAGATGGTTTGGACTCTTCAGATTTATCGAAATGGTGTAAAGAATTATCCCTTGTTTCTTCAGGACAAAAAAGTGAATTGATTTCAAGAATTGTAGATTATTATGATCAAATTAAAGACAGCCCTATCTCTGATAATTTGGAAGATCCGAGAGTGAAATATTATGAGTATTTCTGTGAATTAGCTTCGAGAAATTTGACTGAATTAAGAAAGCAAAATGTGATTAAAAAAGATTTAGAATGTGAACACTATTTTGAACAAGGTACATATTATATTTTCGAACAAAAGCTAGGTCATAGACCCTTACAATTGACAGGAACTGAACATCCTGATGGAATTTTATCATATAAGGACAAATTGATTCTGTGGGATAATAAATCAAAAGAAACAAGTGTAAACCTTAAAGATCATATAAAACAATTTGACAGATACATAACATCATCATCAAAACCAGTTGCAACTTTCTTGGTCATCGGCCCTTCATTTACAGAAGAATCGGTAAAAGAAGCAAGAATGTATCAAATAAAAAATGATGTTCAAATTGCTCTATTAACAGCAAGTGATCTGATAAATTTGGCAAATAATTTTTCAAAGAAGAATGATGAAGATCCATTTCCCTTAGCAAATTTTATACAATCAGGATTAATTGATACAAATAGTACTGTATATTAATACAGAACTATATAATAAAAAATTGAAATGGTATTAACGAATTTCATAAATCATGCTTTTCTGTTTTGAAGGCATTATTCACGCCTGCTTCCGGTTCTCTAATCAAATTGGAGTGATGATTTAATGGGTAAAATAAATTCTGAATAATAGAATCTTAAGGATAGTTAATGCTTACAGAGGGAATTTACGAAACACTCATAACTCAGTCAATATCCAGTAAACTGGAATCTCTCGATCATAAACAGTATCGCTTTGAAACAAGAACTCTAGAAAGTGAAGAGGCTGTATTGCTTTTGTCCCTACATATCAAAAAGATCTTTCAATATGCTTTGAAAGAGAGGCATAAGAACAGTAAGGATATTCAGAGTCAAATTGGTTTCTGTAATGAACTATTACAGTTTATTGATTCACAAATATCATTAGAAAATATTGATGACCTTCAGATACATGAGAATGCAATCCTTACTGGTATTTTAGGTAAAATTGGTAAAACTGATAAACAGCTTGGGCATGAGTTAAAGCGGAAAATCCCTCAGTCCGGTTTATCTGTTAGTACTTTGTTTACTGGAAGCAATGCTGATATCTCCATTGATACAGAGATTGAAAAGGATATGCTTTCATCCAATAGAATCTATTTGCTAGTTTCTTTTATCAGATGGTCCGGTTTAGTACTGTTTGAAAAGATTCTTAGGGAGATTACACAGAATGATGGGGTTGAAGTAAGAGTTCTGACTACCACTTATATGGGGGCTACAGAAGCAAGAGCTCTGGAGTTTCTATCTGAACTACCTAACACAAAAATACGTATTTCCTACAATACCTCTCATGAGCGTCTGCATGCTAAATCATATATCTTTGAAAGAAATAACGGATTGGATACTGCGTATATTGGATCATCTAATATCTCACGTTCGGCTCTAACCAAGGGACTTGAATGGAATCTTCGTGTAACGAGCCAGGAAAATCCGCATATTATCGAAAAAGCGAAAGCTACCTTTGAACACTATTGGAATAGTACTGATTTTGAGGATTTTGAAATTGGTGGTATAGAGCGATTTTCAAAGGCATTGGAACGAGAGAAACATTCAAAAAGGGAAGAAGAGCTACAGTCGTATATTCAAATATCACCTTTCCCATTTCAAAAGGAAGTTTTAGAAAAACTCCATGTGGAGCGTATCGATCACGGTTATTTTCGAAATCTGGTTGTCTCTGCAACAGGTACTGGTAAGACTGTTATTTCCGCCTTCGATTTTAAACGGCTTTTTCAATCGCAAAAAGAAAAAGCATCCCTTCTATTCATAGCCCATAGAGAAGAAATACTATTACAAGCCAGAGGGATCTTTCGTTCAGTTCTTGGCGCAGAGTATCATGACTTTGGACGCTTATGGGTTGGGAAGCATAAACCGGGCAACGGGAATCTTGAACATCTTTTTATGTCTATCCAGACCTTTAATTCACAAAAAAAGTTCTTTCAAGATCGTATAGGTTCAGACTTCTTTGATTTTATTATCATAGATGAAGCCCATCACTCAAAGGCGGATACCTATCGAGTCCTCATTGAGAAATACAAACCTAAGGTATTACTGGGGCTAACCGCGACTCCTGAGAGGATGGATGGTAATAGTCTATTGCCCGATTTTTGCAATAAGATTGCTGCAGAGATTCGATTACCAGATGCTATGAAATTGAAATTGCTATCTCCTTTTCAATATTTTTGTATATCTGATGAATCAGTAGATTTACGCTCTGTTCCCTGGGTTCGGGGGGCATATAAGCAGGAAGAGTTAGGGAATACTCTATCCGTAAAAGCTAGAGTCTATAGAATCCTTGATGCTCTCAAGTACTATCTTAATGATCCAGGTTCTGTAAAAGCCTTATGTTTCTGTGTTACAAAATCCCATGCAGACTTTATGGCGAAGGAGCTGAGAAAAGTTGGATTAAAAGCAGTTTCTCTCACCAGTAATGACAATGATAATGAAAGAAAGGATTATCAGAGAAAATTACGAAATGGGGAGATCAATTATCTCTGCGTTGTGGATATATTCAATGAAGGAATAGATATTCCCGAAATTGATACTGTATTATTTTTGAGACCTACCGAAAGCCTTACTGTCTATCTGCAACAGTTGGGGCGAGGACTACGACTTTCAGATAATAAAGAGTGTCTTACTGTATTAGACTTTGTGAGCCAGGTTCATGAGCAGTATAATTTTTCTGAGAAGTTTCGAGCCCTTATTGGAAAGACAAGTCATAGAATTGAAGATGAAATTGAGAAAGGTTTTCCACATCTTCCTTCTGGCTGTACCATTCGTATGGAAGAACAGGCTGAAGAATTTATACTAGAGAACATAAAGAAATCCGTATTCAATGCCAAACGATTACGTAATGAAATCAGTCTGTTTTACAATTCCACGGGTCAGGATTTAACGATTCACAACTTCATCTCATACCATAAATTAGATATGAGAATCCTTTATGCAAATAGAAACAGTTGGGAAATCTTAAAGGTTCCAAAGGGAAAAGTAGATGATGTTGTGAGCCCTGAAGAATTAATCCTGTTGCGATCACTTCGTAGTCTTGTTCATGTGGATTCGATTGAGTATTTAAACTTCATTCAAGATCTTATCATCAATGATTTTAATGTTGATGGTATCAAGAATGTATCTGTATATCTTCTGGTGTTCTATTTTGATATATGGAAGAAACCCTTAAATAAAACCGGCTTCTCAACGACCAGCGATGCTATTGCGGCCCTGAATAAGTATAAGCTCTTTAAGAATGAACTTTCTGAATTGGTTCTGGCAATGAAAGAGCGGGTCGATCATATTGTCGAACCAATTCTGGAAACTAAAATACCTGGATTGTTTGTTCATGCTCACTATACTCGGGATCAGTTACTTGCTTTAGCAGGACAGCATACACCCGAAAAGATGTATTCTTGGAGAGAAGGGACATTGCACTTAAGTCGTTGCAGTTGTTCCCTTATGATGGTCACCTTGAATAAATCTGAGAAGGATTTTTCTCCTAGTATCCAATATGAAGATTATGCAGTGAGTGAAACATTGTTTCACTGGCAGAGTCAGAATGCGACTCGAGAGTCTTCAGAAACAGGTCAAAGATACATCAATCATCAAAAAATAGGATGGGATATGCTGCTTTTTGCAAGGGAAACCAAAAAAGACAGTTTTGGACTTACCGACACTTACTGGCTTCTTGGAAAAGTGAACTATATTTCCCATAAAGGGGAGAGGCCCATGTCTATTAACTGGCAGCTGGAAAAGGCAATTCCACCTGTCTTGTGGCAAAGTGCTGCTAAGATGGCTGTAGGATAAGTTTTTTAAGTCTGCCACCTCTCCACAACATTCTGTAAAGCCAAAACCTCTACCTGTTCACAAAACTGCCTGAAGATATCCAGACTGATTTTTTTACTGAAGTTTGAGTTCCCCGTAAGGGATTTCAACTCTTTTTCAAAGAGAAGGGGTTCTGTCTCATAGCACATATCCCAGTATCCTCTTATGCGGGATTCCCGGCTTTTCAGAAAAAGTCTTTCGGGTAGTTTATCCCTTTTGCTGTTGTTCACTTTTTTGTCAGCCGGAAAGAGATTCCAGAGAGCATTGTTTCGCCACAGGCTGTAGGGAATGGCATGATCCAGGTCGTAGGAAGAAAGTCTGGTATCCGACCATACGCAGTGAAGTTCTGTCTTTTGTTCTAATCTGTCATATATGCTTTTAGAAAGGGATACATTCCGGGCTGTTTCATTCATTGAAAGCATTCTGCTGAGGATGAGAGAAGAATTGACTCCTTCGGGCTGGTTGGATATATTGGCACAGAACTCAGCCCAGCGCAGCATCAGGGAATCTTCAAACCACCGGCCCATCATGGAGAACTCAGACCATAGATCCGCGGGCAGACCAATTTCTTTCTTATGATTTTCAAAGACAGGACCCGTCTTTATATTACCCATATATTTGACCGGTCCGTTAAGCAGTGCTGTCCGGATTTTTTTAACAGTTTCCTGATAGAGTCTCTGTTCGATTTCTGTAAAGCTCTCTCTTTCTAAAGACCCTTTGAATTTCCGCCAGCCGTCCCCTTTTTCTTCCCAGTATTGGATTAAAGATTCGAGTTCAGTCCGGAAAGTGATATCCTTTTTACCCTCTATTTTCTGCCCCTGATAGATTCGTTTTCCATCATCAGTGAGTAGGAGAGGCCAGTAGTATTCTATCCATTTGTGAATAATCGGTTCTATTGGAATGTGGACCGTTCCATCACTCTGCCAAGAGGCCATGCGGGCGGAGGTTGATGCCGTTTCTCCCAGGGCCCGGAGGAGGGCAAACTTGTAGCTGGAGACTTTGGCGTCTTCCCGGATGAATGATTCAATTTTATCAATGGCTCTGATACCATTCAGGTTCTTTTTTTGAAAGAGAAGCTCTCCCCAGGATAATTGATCTCGATTTAAGCTGTCAGATCTCTCTTCCTGACTGATAAGCTCAAAACCGATCCTTTCGAATAAGAATATATATTCCTCTACTGGACGTATTCTGAAAAGTCTTCCCTTGGGATCTCTATCATTATTTATATCCGGATAAGCAATAGGAATTGTTAATAAGAGTCTTCCTCCCATCCTGAGGAGTCGATGGATTGTAAATGTAGAATCAAATAGATGATTATCCGGAATATGTTGAAAGACGGCAGAACAGAGGATGCCATCCCAGTCATCCTCCTGGATATCTGCTGGAAGATTATCGGGTAGGGAGCCTTCCTGTATCCTGTCAGATTGATCTAATAAGCTGAGTTTTGCCAATTTTACAAGTTCTATGGATGCATCAATTCCATAAGCATCGTAGTCCTGATCTAAAAGACTCTTTACATCCCGCCCTGATCCACTTCCCATATCGAGGATTTTACTCCTGGGTGGAAAGCATTGGGAAAACTTGCCCTTGAAGGGACTCTGTTTTGATGTATATAAACGGAATGCTTCTGCTGCCTGAGTGTTGTAGTAATCTAATGTTTGCTTGTATTCCCTGGAGGACTCTTCTGACATGGTTTTATTGTAGGGGATGAGAGGGGTGCGAGCAAGACAATTTCTAATATGGGGGGAATCATTGAGTATGGCCTCCTCTGCATTAAGCCCGCCAGGCACATTTTTCAAGATACTGGGCGATAGTCAGATAATATTAAATAGTTTCCAGATCTCTAACACTATCCTTAATAAGAGACTTTGTTTCTGTAAATTTATATTGGGGATCATTTTTAGCTTTATTGTTCGCATTTGATGGATGAGTTAAGCTGATTACTTTTACAGATTGACCTTTTACTTCAATGCTATTATGCCCATTCCGTTCAATCGCCTGAAGTTGTTTATTTCCTGTAAAAAATTCAATAGAGTGGGAACCTACTAATATAAGTAGATCTGGATTTATAAGTTCAAGTTCTTTGGTCAGATACCGATCTGCACATGTTTTTGTAGGTTGTTTATGCCCGTTTGTTGTGACGCCTGGAAAGCATTTTTGATAATGGGTCCAATAAACCAATTTTTCGAAGCGCTTTCTAAAGGTTTCAAATTCGTTTATATCATATTCATTGAATAGTATTGGGAGTATTTTACCAGAAAAGAAGCTGTTCTCAATATCAAGTACTGATTTCAATCTATTCGCCTGATTTGATGGATCACGCGTTACAAGCATTATCTTTTGTGAATCTTTTGCAGCTGTAGTGTGTGGATGGGCAAAATTATCCCGACCACAGTGTAGTTTTTCATCTGCAAGATATGGGCAATTATGAATACTTTCCAGTAATTCTTGAATTTCCATATATCTACTCCTTAATCAGATCGATTTCTATCATTGTTGACTGCCGTTTGAAACACTTATTTAATTCTCTGCCATCTTTCTGTAAATATCTAATTATTACCGAATAAAAAGTGGACAAAAGTTTACTGAAGGGATATTTTATATATTGGATGACTTTTAAACATAAGAATCCCGGTACTGATGGCTGCTACCAGCTTGTGGTACTGGATAACAAGATCGTTTATTTGTCATTAACCCTTTCAGGTAGCGTTTATTGCGCTCCAAGTTTTATTGGAGAATACTATGGATACTAATGAAATGTCTCAGGAAGAACTGGATCTCTATTCGGATATTAATAATCCCAACAACGATGCAGATATGGATGACTGGTCTGATGGCCACAATCCAAACAATGAAGACTACATCGAATCTGAGGACTGATATCAGCTAATAGATTTGTCATCAGTGAGGTAGCAGCTGGTGGCAAAACCATAAGGAGAACCTATGTTTCAAGAAACTGGAATATCACTGAAGAAGATCAATTATAAAATGTTGATGGCCCTTTTATTATCCGGTCTGTTTCCTGCCATCTATATGGCTGTGAGAGTTCGCTTTCTGGGTAATATACCCAGTGACTGGGGAGTTAAT from the Oceanispirochaeta sp. M1 genome contains:
- a CDS encoding DUF3427 domain-containing protein; the encoded protein is MKERHKNSKDIQSQIGFCNELLQFIDSQISLENIDDLQIHENAILTGILGKIGKTDKQLGHELKRKIPQSGLSVSTLFTGSNADISIDTEIEKDMLSSNRIYLLVSFIRWSGLVLFEKILREITQNDGVEVRVLTTTYMGATEARALEFLSELPNTKIRISYNTSHERLHAKSYIFERNNGLDTAYIGSSNISRSALTKGLEWNLRVTSQENPHIIEKAKATFEHYWNSTDFEDFEIGGIERFSKALEREKHSKREEELQSYIQISPFPFQKEVLEKLHVERIDHGYFRNLVVSATGTGKTVISAFDFKRLFQSQKEKASLLFIAHREEILLQARGIFRSVLGAEYHDFGRLWVGKHKPGNGNLEHLFMSIQTFNSQKKFFQDRIGSDFFDFIIIDEAHHSKADTYRVLIEKYKPKVLLGLTATPERMDGNSLLPDFCNKIAAEIRLPDAMKLKLLSPFQYFCISDESVDLRSVPWVRGAYKQEELGNTLSVKARVYRILDALKYYLNDPGSVKALCFCVTKSHADFMAKELRKVGLKAVSLTSNDNDNERKDYQRKLRNGEINYLCVVDIFNEGIDIPEIDTVLFLRPTESLTVYLQQLGRGLRLSDNKECLTVLDFVSQVHEQYNFSEKFRALIGKTSHRIEDEIEKGFPHLPSGCTIRMEEQAEEFILENIKKSVFNAKRLRNEISLFYNSTGQDLTIHNFISYHKLDMRILYANRNSWEILKVPKGKVDDVVSPEELILLRSLRSLVHVDSIEYLNFIQDLIINDFNVDGIKNVSVYLLVFYFDIWKKPLNKTGFSTTSDAIAALNKYKLFKNELSELVLAMKERVDHIVEPILETKIPGLFVHAHYTRDQLLALAGQHTPEKMYSWREGTLHLSRCSCSLMMVTLNKSEKDFSPSIQYEDYAVSETLFHWQSQNATRESSETGQRYINHQKIGWDMLLFARETKKDSFGLTDTYWLLGKVNYISHKGERPMSINWQLEKAIPPVLWQSAAKMAVG
- a CDS encoding class I SAM-dependent methyltransferase — protein: MSEESSREYKQTLDYYNTQAAEAFRLYTSKQSPFKGKFSQCFPPRSKILDMGSGSGRDVKSLLDQDYDAYGIDASIELVKLAKLSLLDQSDRIQEGSLPDNLPADIQEDDWDGILCSAVFQHIPDNHLFDSTFTIHRLLRMGGRLLLTIPIAYPDINNDRDPKGRLFRIRPVEEYIFLFERIGFELISQEERSDSLNRDQLSWGELLFQKKNLNGIRAIDKIESFIREDAKVSSYKFALLRALGETASTSARMASWQSDGTVHIPIEPIIHKWIEYYWPLLLTDDGKRIYQGQKIEGKKDITFRTELESLIQYWEEKGDGWRKFKGSLERESFTEIEQRLYQETVKKIRTALLNGPVKYMGNIKTGPVFENHKKEIGLPADLWSEFSMMGRWFEDSLMLRWAEFCANISNQPEGVNSSLILSRMLSMNETARNVSLSKSIYDRLEQKTELHCVWSDTRLSSYDLDHAIPYSLWRNNALWNLFPADKKVNNSKRDKLPERLFLKSRESRIRGYWDMCYETEPLLFEKELKSLTGNSNFSKKISLDIFRQFCEQVEVLALQNVVERWQT
- a CDS encoding uracil-DNA glycosylase family protein, giving the protein MEIQELLESIHNCPYLADEKLHCGRDNFAHPHTTAAKDSQKIMLVTRDPSNQANRLKSVLDIENSFFSGKILPILFNEYDINEFETFRKRFEKLVYWTHYQKCFPGVTTNGHKQPTKTCADRYLTKELELINPDLLILVGSHSIEFFTGNKQLQAIERNGHNSIEVKGQSVKVISLTHPSNANNKAKNDPQYKFTETKSLIKDSVRDLETI